ATCATGATGGGATTTAGAGTCCCAACGATTAAAAAGGGGTACACACTTCTCAAAATTTTACTTTTAATTCTTATTTGTCCTCATCTCcattttattattatgactGTTTACAAACAATTTAACCTTCAAAAGTATTTAAACAACCCATTTCTGCAACACTATGTATTCAGAggttgactgattgattgacagctgtctgCTCACCTCCATAGGGTAGATGACGCTCTGGGCGAAGACTCCTGCCAGAGAGCCCGCCATAAAGCGCTCGGAGATGCCAATAGTCTGCTGGTTGCTCCCCATCATACGCTTAATCTGTTAAAAGACAAGGAAAGCAGACACTTGATGAGGATCAAGCTTTTAATATAAGACTTAACAAGGATCAAAGGCCGATTCTACGAAGGGTGTTTTAgctgttcagctgtgtgtgtgtacaggtgttgtTTAACAAGTGCAGATGTTTGTTTAACAAGTGCATAAAGGTTTTGCACTACTAGCTCTCTAGATCCCAGCCGCCGTCGGGGTCGTTCGTACCTGTTCGTAGGCCATGAACTTGAGGGCCGTCTCGGGGGCTATTTTGATGATGTTGATGCCGTTTCCTCTCCACAGCGCCCGGACGCCGCCCTCTTTAATCATCTGGGTCAGCCCGCTCATGAGGCACATGTTCCGAGATCCGTGCACCTGATGGAGACAAGAAGCAGACGGACTTAACACAAACGCTAAAGACTTCATTTGAATTTCTAACACTTCCCCCAACTTTACAACCTTTTCCTTCCACTTTATTCTAAAGGAGTCCAAATGTGTGTACATTGCACATATAAATGTACACTTGGTCTGTGGTTCATTACTTCAAGATGAATATTACAACTTGTATTATTCAGTATTAATGGTCCTTGTCTGCTGTAAGGCCGACAGTTAAGTGAACAGAAATCTCCTGGGATTTTATTGCATGTGTAGGTTTATCAAGAGCAAAGTCAAACATTTCACAAACTTGTAAAACCCTGCCAATTGAGCATTCAGCCCACTACTTCACCTCAGTGGCCTAGATCAAACAAGACTGCTGACGCACAACTGTTGCAATGACATGGATCTGACTTTGTTGGAACTTTGTTGGAACTGGAACTTTGTCCAGTCAGGGTTAGTGACGCTCAGAAAACGTCAACCGCTTGTCCAATCAAAGCTCAGGAACACAGGTGTGTTAGCTGCAGtgctttctgattggctgtgggaCTACACACTCACTTAATAActagagtgtgtgcttgtgtgtactgATTAACACATTTACAGCTCTTAAGTAAGCACTCTTGCGCAATGAGAGTTATCAGTTTAAAACAGCTCAGTTCACTAGAGCAGGCAAAGTTACACAATCAACCTACTTTCTCTCAAAATAAAGGGAGTTGAAACATGTAGGTTGCATAACATGAAAGCCACCCATTCAAAGACCCTAGATTGCTAAAGTAGATCAGGTTATCGATGGCAGCATCCATAAATCTCTCTCGTTTTCAATGCGCCTGACAGCTTGAGAGAGCGCATGAGTGAGCGTGTAGGTGCTGTCTGGGACAAGATGTACTTTCAGTGGGTGAGATATGgagtttgtgaaagtgtgtcaggaagtgtgtgtgcgggtatCCTGCTCACCTGCATGATAACCTTGAGGCGGTCCAGGGGAGCAGTGAAAGTTCGGGAGACTGCGCCTGCGCCCCCACCTGCCACCAGGTGTCTCCACCACATTCCTGTCAGCTTTTCTTCTGTGGTGAACTCATCAGGGACCATCAGGTTCTCCCCAACGTCAAAGATCTGCACAGAATAAAACAGACATGTCCCATCAGTTCACTTTTCAGCTTTCAGATCACTTACATCTTATGGTCCGCCCCAATATCAAAGATCTTCACCAATCAGCCTTTAGAACATGAAACTAGCACTTCAGGAGTATCCCCCTTGCTTTTGCATCAACAAGCAAACCTGTTTTGTTTTAACCCCCAAGGCAAAAAAATAGGCACTTATTAACTTATCGATCGCCAGGTCATGAAATAGGGCcctggaactgtgtgtgtcgATCAGGGTTAGTCGTCATAGCTAGCGGTCAAGGCCACACAAGGTTGATCCCGATTCAGGGGGGCCGCATGGGAATCTGAGGTGTCCTTAGGAGTGTACATTTCACTCAGTGCGTCACTGGGGCCTAGTGTGGTCTGTAGGAGCTTCACACAGCAAAAGGCCAAAGGCCCCTCAGGAGAACATCACAGCTGCGGTTACATAACCCCTTAGATATAGACATAGATTTGTGTGTCAACCACACGTCCTCATACCAAAGCAAAGGGCACCCATGGTAAAGATAACAGACCTGTGGATTATTGTGTGGAATGTttctctgtaaagcacttttgaGCCGCATAGTGGAGACGTGGCTATTTGTGGATGAGGTCAGTCCTTATCAGAACCTACGGGAATGAGTGCAATCATCCCAAATGTCTGAGCGTTTCCAAATCAGAATGACGCTGGTCAAGACATTCTGAGGCCCCTACATAAACTAATGCTGCTTGACATTCGTTTTGGCCTTCCTCGAGTGCACGAGGCTTTATAATTAGCTGGGGGCAAGGCTGGGCAAGAGAGGACAGGTAGACTAGTCAAGATTTAGTGTCAGGCACATTACCCCTGCAAAGCCGTCTACTGCCCTGGATCACCATGTCCTGACAGGGTTCTTTGAAGAGGGTATTTTTGGCAACTGTACTTTGAGTGTGAGGGTAAATTAAACCCCGGTACACTCCTAAAAACTCTTGGCATGAGTTTTTAAGAGTGTACTCAAGGAGAGACGACACAAACGCCTAGGCTCGTGTGGTCCAGCTATGACTGGCTGGCGAATGTTGAGGCTATTTGGGGTCAAGTGCCAAAGCATATGCAGGATGGCTGATAGAAAAATGGTCACAAGTacatctatttgtgtgtgtgcgtgtgtgtgtgtgtatgcattctcACCGTAGAGTGTTTCCAGTAGAGGATGATCTCAGGGATGTTCTCCACTGGCTGTAGGGTGGGGTGGTTCTTCCAGTCATTCCAGTCAACGGTCATCGTCCCATTTTTGTCCACACTACAATACAATGAGGAGTACTCACATTACAACTGACCCAACTGAATGGAGGCCTCACACTACTTTCTAGTATCACGACCTTATGTTTAAAAGTCAggagacatattttttttttttcaattgctTAAATGTAGGGAGGATTTATAAGgtcattttttttgcaaatgaaGTTCTATAGACTGAGCATGCACTGAATTCACACCATCATGCATTAcatctagggctgaacgatttgggaaaataatttaattgcgattttttaccaaaatattgcgattgcgatttaatatgcgatttttttttctcctcttttttcccccaacaaaacgtaatgaatgatttaaatatgaacaacacaatattagatacatttagtgtaaaatattctttcccacatttttgatttttatttaactgctcattacagaaacaagaacaacaaatcagtggctttgccactgtgcatttaagtaatttaaaaaaagtaattttaagtataaacactaggcatgcactttttaaacactctgtgcaaaatgtaccatctttaaaaaaaaaagaaaaaaaattataatttttttttcttcttttagaccacgttttttaatcgcgaacgttgcggttagaaaaccgcgttctatcatatcgcgattaaatcgcaaatgcaattaatcgttcagccctaattacATCGAATCATTAGTTTCTATAAATGCGTCCCATACAAGTAGTGGGGTGTAGAGCGAGACATTGGTTAAGCAAGAGAAGAGGTTGGGCAAGCGAGAAGAGCAGACAAGGTCATTACTTACAAGGTGGCAGGGAACCAGAGACTGGTCCCTTCTGCCTGCAACAAGcataagcgagagagagagagagacagacagtcaccCCTAAGCACACTGGGCCTGGTGTTAAGAAGCGTCAACACTCAAACAGGACACAATAGGATTTACAAGCAGGTCACCATAGCGATTCATGAGCTTTTCAGGTAATTAACAGATGACGCATTGAGATTACAAAGTTGCATTCCCCTTCACCAAAAGTGCGAAAGCTAAAGCTTGAAGCGCTTTGACGTGTTGAGGTGTTCATTTAAACATACCTGCTCAGAACCCGTTCGGCCTGCTGTAGTGTAATGTGGACGCCAAGGTCTCGTAGCGACTCCACGATCTCTTTGGCATCAACGTGACCtgaatcagagaaagagagtagccATGATGAAGACCCTGCAGTCTGGCTTGCCAACAACATGCCCAGTGCTGTCAGACGTAGAACTGCACTAGCAGAGAGTTGGCGTCTCAAAAATGCCCCCACACCGTCATCATTTAAAAAAGGCCCTCAAATTACCCAACTAGCCCCCAACCCGCCatgtttttattccttttatgtctttattacggagtttattgtttgttttctattatCCCTCAATGTGTAcagcgtctttgagaactttgaaaagcaCTATATAAGTGTGAttcattaattattattatctctGATTCATACCTGCATCCTTTTTATCCAGTGTCTTGAAGACGAGTTTGAGATCTTTCTCGTGGTCCTGAAGATAATGGACAAACTCCTCAAAGTCCAGCTGGTCATCtaccttcttctcctctttcacagTTTTCTGCAGGGACAAGATGGCTGATGTTACTTACAGAGAACACCAAAGATCACAGAAAGATAATCCTGGACATGCACACTTGAATATCCTAAAACATCTAGGCTCTGCATGATGAATGGGTCAATTTTGTGAACCAAACTAACCTAACTTATTTAACTTGACATTGCTAAAGGGACAGGGAGATCAGTAGCCTAAATGTCAGTGTacgagacacaaacagacaagtaactcaatactggccatAATGTCACTTGAGCCAGGTCACACATTATTTCAACATTGCAATGCAAATTAAGCAGTGCTTACACTAAATCCAACGTGTCATGTGGCAGGTTTTCAGGCCTACAAAACTTCCAATCAGGCTTGAGAGAGATATTGGGATAAGACATACGATACTTCAGGATTTCGTCACATAGCAGTTCTGCCAAGTCAAACTGCCCACTGACATTATCAGGTTGACCTGACTGTGGCCTGCCACCTCAGTGCTCACTCTGACCAAATCTAGTcacacgtctgtctgtctgttggtgtgctaAGGGGCCCAGTAAGTTGATAGAAATCACAAAGAGAGATCGGTTTCACACACAACCGGAGAGTGACACATCCTGTGCATTTCTGTTCACGTGCTAATCAGAGTGATCTTGCAGGTGTTGCTGCAGTTGGTGACAAATAAACTCTCTTTGCAGGGGGCTGACCAACTGGCGCCGTCCTGATACTGTGCGTTTGAGTATGCATCTTAAGACTAGGCAAGATGACCCATTTCACGAGTGTAAAGATAGATGTTCCCTTTCTAAGCCAAGTCATGCTCGATCGCCTGTGAGCATCATTCGCACATGCGAGAGCCAAGGAGACCCTAAGGTTGGGTCACGCGGTCTGGCGGGGTCAGCGCAGATATTCAGACATCCAGTAGCCAAAGGTTTCAGATGTTTGTCTCAACGCAGTTATTGGTCATCTTCCGCATTAGAATGCCAATATGAAATATTCTTTTTGAAATTAGTCAAGTGGGTTTAGGTATTTTTGGTTTGCTGCACTCAGTATGTTGTTAATTCATAGATTAAATTACTCATTTTTAAAGTCTCTTGACTTTACAGCATTGTTCAAAAagtgcctaaaacttttgcacagtaggCTAATGTAATCATTCAACAATGGCAAATTCAGTTATTGCAGGTACATTATTGTGTTGGCATTAGGGTTTTCAAGCACAGCGTGCATGctcatttacacatttacaggAGAAGGCATTCGATCGCAGACTAACGTTACTGGAGGCCTTCCCCCAATCACTCATCGTCATACCGGTCATAGCATTTGCACTCACTCCGGGTTGCTAACAAGCTAGCACAGATGAAGATGGTCAAGCGGGATACATTTCTTAATTGTCTTCTTACTTGATTAAATATCGATCGATGCCGTCAAacgtactgcacctttaagaacTACAACTTTGAAACCTACAGTACTCTGAATCGGAAAAGCATTCCTTATTCGGTCATCAGGCAGAGGAAGTAACGTTACGTTAGGAAAGCCGATGCTTTTCTCGGCAAATCCAACCCACAGCCCAAGCCTATGACCGTATGACTCATGGTTTAGCAACGCGACGAAAAGGGGTATTTCAGTACTAAAGTGAAAAAAAAGCATACCAAACTAAATAAGGGGTATATACATCACGTACACGTGAAACCGAAAATGAATAATGTTTAAACCCTTACCTTTCTCCATTTCTGATAAGTAGAAAATTCTTGAGATGGGAGTAGCACGCTTAGCTTGAACAAGGATTTCAGCTCGGACGGAAGTCCATTTGACTCAAAATAATCAACCTCGACAGGATCGGAGTTGGAAACTGGCACGTAAAGACAGAGGGAcaacattttaaattaaaatcTAAAGGTGTGcacgataaataaataaataatactaaATGGTCTATGCCACTCGGCAGCGGAATACTGAAATGCCGGTACGGAAGCGTGCTACACGCTATGAATAGAAAAAAGTCACTCCCATACGCGACGTCACAAGACATGTTAGGCTCTCATTGGCCAGTAACACTAACGTCTCCCTTCGAAGTTCATTCTCTTGATTGGCCTTTGTTCTTTGACAGAGCGCCAAGCCCGGGTTTTTCGGTGGAGGCTGGCAGCCTGCTTGGGGGGTAGACACCCTTTGCTCAGTGCGCTCGCTGGGAGATTGAAAGGCTGCAAGAGTgatttgaaaacacaatcagtACCCAGCCCGAAGCAGTTATACTTGGCAATGTGCAAGCATAGGACTGTGACAGCAACACGCCATGGTTTTAACAAATGCAATAAGGTCCATCCAATAGTTTATTAATACATTACTTGCAGAATATGCACTGGCAATGTCAACATTTTATTGAGGAGCATTAGGTAGGCCTATTAAGCCTCACATGCTTCTTGATTGCTGCACGTGAGGGTTTGCTGCAGGAAGTTTTGACATCCAACTTGGCATCCAAGCAGTTATGGCGAATCCTGGTGACCTATCTAACTATACATACACTCATTTATACTAATATCTCTATAATGGCTGATGAGGTTTGTGCTCAGTCTGTAACTTGGCAGACAGTGACAGACAACTGGTTCCTCGTGTTTGACCTGACATTTAAAAAGTTACACACCTCAGTTATGGCATATGTCCCATCTCCCCCACTCACTACTAACatatcccacaatgcacctgaGAATGCTGTATATTCACACTGTTAATTTGTTTTTCATGATGATGCAAAAGTCAGAGCTCATGCCAAGAATGTGCAGGAGTCATTTAGCCTTTCTAACTTCCAAGGTTGATTCAGAACTACTGTGGTCCTGgcacagttggtgtgtgtgtgtgtgtgtgtgtgtgtgggctacagGCCTCCAACCCACTCAACACCCCTTCGTGTTGGCATGCAAGGATTGCTTATTGCCTATCAAAGAGCCACCAATGAACCAGTAGCATTACCAGCTGATGACAGACTATTGAATGACAGAGCAAAAACTAGGCTATGTTCAACTTTACATGATAAATTTGTTGAGGCGTTGGGGGTGGTTGCTATAAGTGCCTTCACTTTGTACATGACGCATTACGTGCACAGCAGGTCAGCATTTAAATTGGACATGTTTGATGACAAAACATTACATGTTCCTGatttcaccaccagcaaaatgGGTCGCCCCTTGTGATGCCCCCACAGTTCTGAGATGTCATAAACTCACCCTGCACCATGTGGGTGAGATGGCAACACAGCTTCTACATCCCAGAGGGGCCACACAACGTTGAGTTGTGTGGCCAGTCATCCTTAATTTATGTGTAGGACCACATGATGGATATCCGAGCCCGAGAGCTGTCCTGCTGCTAATTTTagccggtcacacacacacacacacacacacacacacacacacacacacacacacacacacacacacacacacacacacacggtcacacacagtcacacacacacacacacacacacacggtcacacacggtcacacacacagggtggccATAGAAGTAGACGTTTGATAGGGGAAACTGAGCTGATGTAGTCTAATAGGGTCATACTGATACAGTTAGGATGTCAatttatttgaaaatgtatttgtgttttataaCTTATATGAAACAGCACTTGTTTTGCAAGAGCACACATGATCACTTATCTGGTGTTTTCACTATCTGCTTTT
The DNA window shown above is from Clupea harengus unplaced genomic scaffold, Ch_v2.0.2, whole genome shotgun sequence and carries:
- the slc25a25a gene encoding calcium-binding mitochondrial carrier protein SCaMC-2-A, whose protein sequence is MLSLCLYVPVSNSDPVEVDYFESNGLPSELKSLFKLSVLLPSQEFSTYQKWRKKTVKEEKKVDDQLDFEEFVHYLQDHEKDLKLVFKTLDKKDAGHVDAKEIVESLRDLGVHITLQQAERVLSSVDKNGTMTVDWNDWKNHPTLQPVENIPEIILYWKHSTIFDVGENLMVPDEFTTEEKLTGMWWRHLVAGGGAGAVSRTFTAPLDRLKVIMQVHGSRNMCLMSGLTQMIKEGGVRALWRGNGINIIKIAPETALKFMAYEQIKRMMGSNQQTIGISERFMAGSLAGVFAQSVIYPMEVLKTRLALRTTGQYSGISDCAKQILRREGMRAFYKGYVPNMLGIIPYAGIDLAVYETLKNSWLQRYSSESKHPGVLVLLACGTVSSTCGQLASYPLALVRTRMQAQATLQSGGPQSSMTGLFKQILQTEGPTGLYRGLTPNFLKVIPAVSISYVVYEHIKLSLGVQSR